ctcctgggaggaaacagggccggaaaaggcaaggagaagcctccatggggtctctctaggaatctcctgggaggaaacagggcctccaccctccccgtggtttccccaatcgcacacattatttgcttttacattgattcctatgggaaaaattgttttgtAAACAATGCATTGCCCCACTGTCAACAACCCACAAACCCGCTTTTACATTCCTGGTTTGTACATTTTTGGTAGTCACAAAAACATCACCAGATTTCTTCTTCTGTTGACAAAACTTTGCGATATGACCTTTTTGTCTACACATATAGCAAGTCCTAACAGAAATGTTTTTAGCCacatgctatgaaaccttcgacaacccATAACCGGTTGGCCCACAACcaatgttggcttgtctcggttagctatgctatgaaaccttcgacaacccATAACCGGTTGGCCCACAACcaatgttggcttgtctcggttagctatgctatgaaaccttcaaCAACCCATAACCGGTTGGCCCATAACcaatgttggcttgtctcggctagctatgctatgaaaccttcgacaacccATAACCGGTTGGCCCATAACcaatgttggcttgtctcggttagcgaTGCTATGAAGCCTTCGACAATgccaagcagagaattttaacagagcatggatgtgtgataaagccaagacacagatttagttaaataagtattatttacatataaacaaaatataaacaattcaGAATATGCACGTAGCAAATACAGAGCaaaacagaatacagtgttccctcgattttcgcgggttcgaacttcgcgaaaagcctataccacggtttttcaaaattattaattaaaaaatactttgcgggttttttccctataccacggttttccccgcccgatgacgtcatatgtcatcgccaaactttcgtccacctttaataaatatttttttaaataaactttaataaatgtaataatctaaatggttgctaagggaatgagaaattgcagtataggggtttaaagtgttaagggaaggcttgtgatactgtccatagccaaaaatggtgtatttacttccgcatctctacttcgcgaaaattcgactttcacaggcggtctcagaacgcatcccccgcgaaaatcgagggaacactgtatagataacaagcacaaagctaaatataatatagataaagcacgaagtTTATACAAGCACAGAGCTTAGACACGACTCTCCCGTCttaggcaaaagtaaagtaacaaggaagtgactggGCAAAATCAAgatcttttatagcttcaatgacgacatagccttgaacattaactcttcaagtacaagttaactctttgagtgcacattagcCCTTTAagtacttaaatattagatttgtttacattgtattattattgctgtgagccgccccgagtctgcggagaggggcggcatacaaatctgattaataaataaataaataataataagtacaagtttggtacagtttacaatatgcagtttatagtggcaaaccctaacacacatgtactcctgtactaacacttcttacaaacttttctacttaagaacctggtcacggaacgaattaagtttgtaagtagaggcaccactgtattcaatgggaatatttcattcattcaggtctaggatgttaTTTCTTTGAGCGGTGTAAAAAGATCAACTCTCTTTCTTCATTTAGCCAGGATGCCATAACAACCTACCAGCTTAACCTACCTGTTAAGAGGACAAATCTTACCTGCCAGAAAAGATGAAACATAAATGTACCGCTGGAAAAAAAAGGAACAATATTTTAACtttgtttatgcacaaaattacCTAATGGAGCTGTTCTTCACTCGCAGGCAGCCTGTGAGGTCCAAATGCTCCAGACCGGAACAGGCTTTGGCGATTTCTTCCACGGACGCGTCGCCAACGTTTGTGTTCACCGCCAGCGAAAGGGATTTTAACTGGCCGCACTTTTGAGCCAGGTAGGAGATGGCTTCGTCCTTCAGCTGCCGGCAGGCGGTCAGGTCTAGCGATTCGAGCTCTTTGCAGTGGTCGGCGAGGCTGCGCAGGGAAAGTCCATCCACCCACTCGCAGTGGGCCAAAGAAAGCTGCCGCAAATTGGGGCAGCCCAAGGCGATGGCCACCAGGGCATGGCGGCTGAGCTGCAGGCAGCCGTTCAGTTCGACCTGTTGCAGCTGGTGGTTTTGACCGAGCACCGGAAGCAGCTCCTTGTCCGACAACCACTCAGAGCAGCTTTGCAAGGCGAGTTGTTGCAGACCTTTGTTGTCTTTTAAGAGGTCACAGAAAGCGGATTTGGGGATATGAGGCCCGACCTATTTGTAGGCAAGAAAACAAACCGttatatcttcttttaaaaaaaaaaaaatgtttattggtTATTACATTAAAagcagggtacagaaaagtaaagggaatacagtgataccttgtgttacaaacttcattggttccgggacaaggttcttaaggtgaaaagtttgtaagacgaaacaatgtttcccataggaatcaatggaaaagcgattaatgcgtgcaagcccaaaattcaccccttttgccagccgaagcgcctgtttttgcgctgctgggattcccctgaggctcccctgcatgggaaaccccacctccagacttccgtgtttttgcaatgctacaggggaatcccagcatcacaaaaacgagcgcttcgctggcaacggaagtccggaggtggggttccccatggagggaagcctcaggggaatcctagcagcgcaaatatgggtgcttcgctggcaacggaagcccggaggcggggcatcccggcAACAGCggggggtttgtaaggtgaaaatagtttgtaagaagaggcaaaaaaatcttaaaccccgggtttgtatcttgaaaagtttgtatgacgaggcgtttgtaagatgaggtatcactgtatatataatgtacattctagcaattatactttacttatatagcatgcgtgatggggaaggagagggagagaaagggaaagggatttagagaaaatggaaagaaatacaagaggacgaatagaaaaataaagtaaaaaaagagtagtaagaagagtgtggggggGGCAGCGTTGGAGCTGGGGCTTctgttttgcggcctgtggtttaagcatataggtggtatagattttcctgacGTTTTacccatatgtatttgacgtagttgctagtgccatcatttatcagtgatttatgagtttgttcattcagcttctttgtagttcaaaatttgtgtcgatcgatgtttacattttatcgtttcaatttggtattatgattcatgtcgttatttactggttttacacgttgtttcagttggacatttttcttgatgttaTATCTTAACTATGCTTATATGCCTTTTGCACTCCTAGCATAACAAggtaagaaaaagaaaggaatatcTGATATCTACACGAAACCgatgggagagatcatccaagggcacggggtgagttaccatcagtatgctgatagaaacatagaagattgacggcagaaaaagtcctcgtggcccatctagtctgcccttatactatttcctatattttatcttaggatggatctatatttatcccaggcatgtttatattcagtgactgtggattgatcaaccacgtctgctggaagtttgttccaaggatctactactctttcagtaaaataatattttctcacattgcttttgatctttcccccaactaacttcagattgtgtccccttgttcttgtgttcactttcctattaaaaccacttccctcctgaaccttcttttaaccttttaacgtatttaaatgtctcgatcatgtcccccttttcccttctgtcctccagactatacagattgagttcatgaagtctttcctgatacgtttcatgcttaagaccttccaccattcgctATAATTTGACCTCTAACCTTACGCACTCTACAGAGAATGTAAACgagagaacttttaaaaaaattttaataCCTGACTAGAATCAAAACAGCGCAGGTTAGTAAGGTAAAGCTGGATTAGATTCTGGAAACACTTGCTGACTCTTTGCAGGCTCAAGAGCTGCCTTAGAGGGAGATGTGAAAGAATATGAGGCAATAAGATGTCTTCCCAAGGCAAATCCAGTAAATGTTTcctggaataaaaagaaaaagggaaaaaaacagcaagcaAGAAAGCTGTTTTTAATATtaggcaacttagaactaaggagaaattagaCTAGAAAAAGGGAtatgcaaagttggctcctctatgacatgtggacttcaactcccagaattcctgagctagcatgaagagccaa
This genomic stretch from Erythrolamprus reginae isolate rEryReg1 chromosome 5, rEryReg1.hap1, whole genome shotgun sequence harbors:
- the FBXL15 gene encoding F-box/LRR-repeat protein 15, yielding MAALPSSPRKHLLDLPWEDILLPHILSHLPLRQLLSLQRVSKCFQNLIQLYLTNLRCFDSSQVGPHIPKSAFCDLLKDNKGLQQLALQSCSEWLSDKELLPVLGQNHQLQQVELNGCLQLSRHALVAIALGCPNLRQLSLAHCEWVDGLSLRSLADHCKELESLDLTACRQLKDEAISYLAQKCGQLKSLSLAVNTNVGDASVEEIAKACSGLEHLDLTGCLRVKNSSIRTLAEYCPKLRALKVKHCHDVAESSLSILRSRGVELDVEPPFQRALVLLQDVVGFAPFINLQI